One window of Streptomyces sp. FIT100 genomic DNA carries:
- a CDS encoding 6-phospho-beta-glucosidase produces the protein MLHDIGGPTPNPRQTKIAVVGGGSTYTPELIDGFARLRDTLPIGELVLVDPAAERLELVGGLARRILARQDHPATVTTTTDLDAGVAGADAVLLQLRVGGQAARQQDETWPLECGCIGQETTGAGGLAKALRTVPVVLDIAERVRRASPDAWIIDFTNPVGIVTRALLQAGHRAVGLCNVAIGLQRKFAALLGVAPGDVHLDHVGLNHLTWETGVRLGGPEGENVLPKLLAEHGDTIAGDLRLPRPLLDRLGTVPSYYLRYFYAHDAVVEELRTKPSRAAEVAAMEKQLLEMYGDPALDEKPALLAKRGGAFYSEAAVDLAAALLGGGGSPYQVVNTYNNGTLPFLPDDAVIEVEAAVGAQGATPLPVPELDTLYAGLIANVTAYEQLALEAALRGGRDRVFKALLAHPLIGQYAYAETLTDRLIAHNQEHLAWA, from the coding sequence ATGCTGCATGACATCGGGGGGCCAACCCCGAACCCCCGGCAGACGAAGATCGCAGTCGTGGGTGGTGGATCCACCTACACCCCCGAACTGATCGACGGGTTCGCCCGGTTGAGGGACACCCTCCCGATCGGCGAACTCGTCCTCGTCGACCCGGCGGCCGAGCGGCTGGAGCTGGTCGGCGGCCTGGCCCGGCGGATCCTCGCCCGGCAGGACCATCCCGCGACCGTCACCACGACGACCGATCTGGACGCGGGCGTCGCCGGCGCCGACGCCGTCCTGCTGCAACTGCGCGTGGGCGGCCAGGCGGCACGGCAGCAGGACGAGACCTGGCCGCTGGAGTGCGGCTGCATCGGGCAGGAGACGACCGGCGCGGGCGGCCTCGCCAAGGCGCTGCGCACGGTGCCCGTGGTGCTGGACATCGCCGAACGGGTGCGCCGGGCCAGCCCGGACGCCTGGATCATCGACTTCACCAACCCGGTCGGGATCGTGACGCGTGCGCTGCTCCAGGCCGGTCACCGGGCCGTCGGGCTGTGCAATGTGGCGATCGGCCTCCAGCGGAAGTTCGCGGCGCTGCTGGGTGTGGCACCGGGCGATGTGCACCTGGACCATGTGGGCCTGAACCACCTGACATGGGAGACGGGTGTGCGCCTCGGCGGCCCCGAGGGCGAGAACGTCCTGCCGAAGCTGCTCGCCGAGCACGGCGACACCATCGCCGGCGATCTGCGTCTGCCGCGCCCGCTCCTCGACCGGCTCGGCACGGTCCCCTCGTACTACCTGCGCTACTTCTACGCGCACGACGCGGTCGTGGAGGAGCTGCGGACCAAGCCGTCGCGCGCCGCCGAGGTCGCCGCGATGGAGAAGCAGCTGCTGGAGATGTACGGCGACCCGGCGCTCGACGAGAAGCCCGCGCTGCTCGCCAAGCGCGGCGGGGCGTTCTACTCCGAGGCCGCCGTCGATCTGGCCGCGGCGCTGCTGGGCGGCGGAGGAAGCCCGTACCAGGTGGTGAACACGTACAACAACGGCACACTGCCGTTCCTCCCCGACGACGCCGTGATCGAGGTAGAGGCCGCGGTCGGCGCGCAGGGCGCGACACCGCTGCCCGTGCCGGAGCTGGACACGCTGTACGCGGGGCTGATCGCGAACGTCACCGCGTACGAGCAGCTGGCCCTGGAGGCGGCGCTGCGCGGCGGCCGCGACCGGGTCTTCAAGGCGCTGCTCGCCCACCCCCTGATCGGCCAGTACGCGTACGCCGAAACGCTCACGGACCGGCTGATCGCACACAACCAGGAGCACCTCGCGTGGGCGTGA
- a CDS encoding N-acetylglucosamine kinase — translation MGVTRSVLAIDAGNSKTDVAVVGTDGSVLGTARGGGFQPPVVGVDAAMRVLSDTVERAAASAGATAQDGPLRFAHVSACLANADLPVEEQELTAALRGLGWSRSVEVRNDTFAILRAGVEEPRGVAVVCGAGINCVGMLPDGRTARFPAIGKISGDWGGGAGLAEEALWFAARAEDGRGEATELARTLPAHFGLDSMYALIEALHLGRVLPVRKHELTPVLFATAARGDGVAGAIVDRLADEVVTMATVALSRLGLLDEEVPVVLGGSVLSAGHPRLDTRITSLLSARAPKAAPSVVTSPPVLGAALLALDHVGTEEEARAGLRAHYGA, via the coding sequence GTGGGCGTGACTCGTTCCGTACTCGCCATCGACGCGGGCAACAGCAAGACCGACGTGGCCGTGGTCGGGACCGACGGATCGGTGCTCGGGACCGCCCGCGGCGGCGGCTTCCAGCCGCCGGTGGTGGGCGTGGACGCGGCCATGCGGGTGCTCTCCGACACGGTGGAGCGAGCGGCCGCATCCGCCGGGGCGACCGCCCAGGACGGTCCGCTGCGCTTCGCGCACGTCTCCGCCTGCCTCGCCAACGCCGACCTCCCCGTCGAGGAGCAGGAGTTGACGGCCGCCCTGCGCGGACTCGGCTGGAGCCGCTCGGTCGAGGTGCGCAACGACACCTTCGCGATCCTGCGCGCCGGGGTCGAGGAGCCGCGCGGTGTGGCCGTCGTCTGCGGCGCCGGCATCAACTGCGTGGGGATGCTGCCCGACGGCCGCACGGCACGCTTCCCCGCCATCGGCAAGATCTCCGGCGACTGGGGCGGCGGCGCGGGCCTGGCGGAGGAGGCCCTGTGGTTCGCGGCGCGCGCCGAGGACGGCCGCGGCGAGGCGACGGAGCTCGCACGGACGCTCCCGGCGCACTTCGGTCTCGACTCGATGTACGCGCTGATCGAGGCCCTGCACCTGGGCCGTGTCCTGCCCGTCCGCAAACACGAGCTGACCCCGGTGCTCTTCGCGACCGCGGCCCGGGGCGACGGGGTCGCCGGCGCGATCGTCGACCGCCTCGCCGACGAAGTCGTGACGATGGCGACGGTGGCCCTCTCCCGACTCGGCCTCCTCGACGAGGAGGTCCCCGTCGTCCTCGGGGGCAGCGTCCTCTCCGCCGGCCACCCACGCCTCGACACCCGCATCACCTCCCTCCTCTCCGCCCGCGCCCCCAAGGCCGCGCCCTCCGTGGTCACTTCGCCCCCGGTCCTGGGCGCAGCCCTGCTGGCGCTGGACCACGTGGGCACGGAGGAGGAGGCCCGGGCGGGACTGCGGGCGCACTACGGGGCCTAG
- a CDS encoding glutamate ABC transporter substrate-binding protein has product MTDGMPGGAREAARTPWTGRRGLARRLRGWGGVAGMAVACALTASLTLLPLSHGAGTGTGTTDPAPPGTTGSRSAAAVPAKADECSDPEASLQPSAADGPAIAAIKQRGKLIVGVDQNSYRWGYRTADGKLEGFDIDLARAIAEDVLGDPEAVIFRAIPTNQRISALDNGTVDLVVRTMTINCARIEQVAFSTAYFQTGQQVLAPRESPITGYDKSLAGRRVCSAEGSTAYEALEKQSFGAVFQDEDDGGPGDRDRLTVSNQLDCLVRLQLGEVDAVVTDAALAAGQAAQDPAVELKGGGPFTTEYYGVAARLGKDDLVRRVNKVLVDYRNGPWMAAYTKWLQADLPGISGPPAPKYRDN; this is encoded by the coding sequence ATGACGGACGGCATGCCGGGCGGGGCGCGGGAAGCGGCTCGCACGCCCTGGACCGGCCGGCGGGGCCTTGCGCGCAGGCTGCGCGGCTGGGGCGGTGTCGCCGGGATGGCAGTGGCCTGTGCGCTGACCGCTTCGCTGACGCTGCTGCCGCTCTCGCACGGCGCCGGCACCGGCACCGGCACCACCGACCCGGCCCCGCCCGGGACGACGGGCTCCCGCTCGGCCGCCGCGGTCCCCGCCAAGGCGGACGAGTGCAGTGACCCGGAGGCGTCGCTCCAGCCGTCCGCAGCGGACGGTCCGGCGATCGCCGCGATCAAGCAGCGCGGCAAGCTGATCGTCGGCGTCGACCAGAACAGCTACCGGTGGGGCTACCGCACGGCGGACGGCAAGCTGGAGGGCTTCGACATCGATCTGGCCCGGGCCATCGCCGAGGACGTCCTGGGCGACCCGGAGGCCGTCATCTTCCGGGCCATCCCCACCAACCAGCGGATCTCCGCACTCGACAACGGCACGGTCGACCTCGTCGTCCGTACGATGACGATCAACTGCGCCCGGATCGAGCAGGTCGCCTTCTCCACCGCGTACTTCCAGACCGGACAGCAGGTGCTCGCCCCCCGCGAGTCCCCCATCACCGGGTACGACAAGTCCCTGGCGGGCCGCCGGGTGTGCTCGGCCGAGGGTTCGACGGCCTACGAGGCGCTGGAGAAGCAGTCGTTCGGCGCGGTCTTCCAGGACGAGGACGACGGCGGACCGGGCGACAGGGACCGGCTCACGGTCTCCAACCAGCTGGACTGCCTGGTCCGTCTCCAGCTCGGTGAGGTCGATGCGGTCGTGACGGACGCCGCCCTCGCGGCGGGCCAGGCGGCGCAGGATCCGGCCGTCGAACTGAAAGGCGGCGGGCCTTTCACCACCGAGTACTACGGTGTGGCCGCCAGACTGGGCAAGGACGACCTCGTCCGCCGGGTCAACAAGGTGCTCGTCGACTACCGCAACGGCCCCTGGATGGCGGCGTACACGAAGTGGCTCCAGGCGGACCTTCCCGGAATATCCGGCCCGCCGGCGCCGAAGTACCGGGACAATTGA
- a CDS encoding serine/threonine-protein kinase PknG, whose protein sequence is MGGGELYCDTCGLAPVVSVNGALSSPPTGITAGGNSGSAPSGVRSSSRSSSRSSRSSRSSRSSTSRRSVSGRLSRSLSGRSTGRSVSVRSSGSTASPSGRNRLGAGLVTVPDVPRPDPRSAVMENPEVPERKRFCSRSDCGAPVGRARGERPGRTEGFCTKCGHPYSFVPKLREGDIVHGQYEVAGCLAHGGLGWIYLAVDRAVSDRWVVLKGLLDTGDQDAMTAAISERRFLAEIEHSNIVRIYNFVEHLDQRTGSLDGYIVMEYVGGKSLKEIANGRRTADGRRDPLPVEQACAYGIEALEALGHLHSRNLLYCDFKVDNAIQTEDQLKLIDMGAVRRMDDEESAIYGTVGYQAPEVAELGPSVASDLYTVARTLAVLTFDFQGYTNVFVDSLPDPGNIEVFRTYESFYRLLVRATDPDPARRFASAQEMADQLTGVLREVVALQTGRPRPSLSTLFGPELRVTDTELFAELDGEVSALGARRAARKRGRGAAAGAAGAAGTTASAPARTALPRPRSEASLPAPVPVPVAVAVAVPVPTEGVAVPQLAGLDARATALALPVPRVDANDPNAGFLAGLMASAPTELITALHAAPASSVELRLRELRARLEMGEFGSATTSLTELESRHPDDWRVVWYRGVASLATGDHETAALSFDAIYDAFPGEAAPKLALGVCAEVLGQLDNAAEYYRLVWTTDPSFVSAAFGLARVQLASGDRAGAVRTLESVPEASIHYTAARVAAVRARLRRRAAHDPLIDDLTAAADQVVSLDGFGLDAVRREQLSTEVLGTALDWVLSGSPGARPAATVLLGSELDERGLRFGLERSFRVLARLARHGEERIELVERANRFRPRTWV, encoded by the coding sequence GTGGGCGGCGGCGAGCTGTACTGCGACACCTGCGGGCTCGCCCCGGTGGTCTCGGTGAACGGTGCGCTGTCCTCCCCGCCCACCGGGATCACCGCGGGGGGCAACAGCGGCTCCGCGCCGAGCGGTGTGCGTTCGTCGTCGCGCTCGTCGTCACGGTCCTCGCGCTCGTCGCGTTCCTCGCGCTCGTCGACCTCCCGGCGGTCGGTCTCGGGCCGGCTTTCGCGGTCGCTGTCCGGCCGCAGCACCGGCCGTTCCGTGTCGGTCCGCAGCTCCGGTTCCACGGCGTCGCCCTCCGGCCGCAACCGGCTCGGTGCGGGCCTGGTCACCGTGCCGGACGTGCCGCGCCCCGACCCGCGCTCCGCCGTGATGGAGAACCCCGAGGTCCCCGAGCGGAAGCGCTTCTGCAGCCGCAGCGACTGCGGCGCCCCGGTCGGACGTGCCCGCGGCGAGCGCCCGGGACGCACGGAGGGCTTCTGCACCAAGTGCGGCCACCCGTACTCGTTCGTGCCGAAGCTGCGCGAGGGCGACATCGTGCACGGGCAGTACGAGGTCGCGGGGTGCCTGGCCCACGGCGGACTCGGCTGGATCTATCTCGCCGTCGACCGTGCCGTCTCCGACCGCTGGGTCGTCCTCAAGGGCCTCCTCGACACCGGCGACCAGGACGCCATGACCGCGGCGATCTCGGAGCGGCGCTTCCTCGCGGAGATCGAGCACTCCAACATCGTCCGCATCTACAACTTCGTGGAGCACCTCGACCAGCGGACGGGATCGCTCGACGGCTACATCGTCATGGAGTACGTCGGCGGCAAGTCCCTCAAGGAGATCGCGAACGGTCGGCGGACCGCCGACGGCAGGCGCGACCCGCTGCCGGTCGAGCAGGCGTGCGCGTACGGGATCGAGGCCCTGGAGGCGCTCGGGCATCTGCACAGCCGCAATCTGCTCTACTGCGACTTCAAGGTCGACAACGCGATCCAGACCGAGGACCAGCTCAAGCTCATCGACATGGGCGCGGTGCGGAGGATGGACGACGAGGAGTCGGCGATCTACGGCACGGTGGGGTACCAGGCGCCGGAGGTCGCGGAGCTCGGCCCTTCGGTCGCCTCGGACCTGTACACGGTGGCGCGCACGCTCGCCGTGCTGACCTTCGACTTCCAGGGCTACACGAACGTGTTCGTGGACTCCCTCCCCGACCCGGGCAACATCGAGGTCTTCCGGACCTACGAGTCCTTCTACCGTCTCCTCGTCCGCGCGACCGACCCGGACCCGGCGCGCCGGTTCGCCTCCGCCCAGGAGATGGCCGACCAGCTGACCGGGGTGCTCCGCGAGGTCGTCGCCCTCCAGACCGGCCGCCCGCGCCCGTCGCTGTCGACGCTGTTCGGACCGGAACTGCGGGTGACGGACACGGAGTTGTTCGCGGAGCTGGACGGCGAGGTGTCGGCCCTGGGGGCGCGCCGGGCGGCCCGGAAGCGCGGTCGCGGCGCGGCCGCCGGAGCCGCCGGAGCCGCCGGAACTACCGCTTCCGCGCCCGCGCGGACCGCGCTGCCGCGGCCCCGTTCCGAGGCGTCCCTGCCCGCGCCTGTGCCCGTGCCCGTAGCCGTAGCCGTAGCCGTGCCCGTACCGACGGAAGGCGTCGCGGTGCCGCAGCTCGCCGGGCTCGACGCGCGGGCGACAGCGCTGGCGCTCCCGGTGCCCCGGGTCGACGCGAACGACCCGAACGCCGGGTTCCTCGCGGGTCTGATGGCGTCCGCGCCGACCGAGCTGATCACCGCGCTGCACGCCGCGCCCGCGAGCTCGGTGGAACTGCGGCTGCGGGAGCTGCGCGCCCGTCTGGAGATGGGCGAGTTCGGCTCGGCGACGACTTCACTGACCGAACTGGAGTCCAGGCACCCCGACGACTGGCGGGTCGTCTGGTACCGCGGCGTGGCCTCCCTCGCGACCGGTGACCACGAGACCGCCGCGCTGTCCTTCGACGCGATCTACGACGCCTTCCCCGGTGAGGCGGCCCCCAAGCTCGCGCTCGGCGTCTGCGCCGAGGTGCTGGGCCAGTTGGACAACGCGGCGGAGTACTACCGGCTCGTGTGGACGACGGACCCGAGCTTCGTCAGCGCCGCCTTCGGCCTCGCCCGGGTGCAGCTCGCCTCGGGCGACCGCGCCGGCGCCGTGCGGACACTGGAGTCGGTGCCGGAGGCGTCGATCCACTACACGGCCGCGCGCGTCGCCGCCGTCCGGGCGAGGCTGCGCCGGCGCGCCGCCCACGATCCGCTGATCGACGATCTGACGGCGGCCGCGGACCAGGTCGTCTCGCTGGACGGGTTCGGCCTGGACGCGGTGCGCAGGGAGCAGTTGTCCACAGAGGTCCTGGGCACCGCCCTGGACTGGGTACTCTCCGGTAGTCCCGGGGCCCGGCCCGCCGCGACCGTCCTGCTCGGCAGCGAACTGGACGAGCGCGGGCTGCGCTTCGGCCTTGAACGCTCGTTCCGGGTGCTCGCCCGGCTCGCCCGGCACGGCGAGGAGCGCATCGAACTGGTGGAGCGGGCCAACCGTTTCCGCCCCCGGACGTGGGTGTGA
- a CDS encoding PP2C family serine/threonine-protein phosphatase, translating to MDRMHQLSACPSCEEPLEATDRFCGACGYDLSAVPEPPQDQPTIAIGAGGRPRPAKGVRYDGPDHVLPAQGQAQGQGQVPAPPTAAPPAPAPPAPAANTASASGDFELAAPDPRAAAVPGPGTAPAPAPAPAPPAGTKLCVACRAGRVDPDGYCENCGHAQPRERDHMEQEIGSVAAVSDRGLRHHRNEDAFAVSSTALPDGSPAVIAIVCDGVSSATRPDDASAAAARVADESLRESLPRGTHPQQAMHEAIVAAAEAVNALASAPTEAMEHDPHRHQNAPACTLVGAVAAAGLLIVGWVGDSRAYWVPDDRGGRPARLTEDDSWAAQMVAAGLMTETEAYADERAHAITGWLGADAYELEPHTAAFKPDRPGVVVVCTDGLWNYAEAAEEMARVLPQDAADRPLGAAQVLVGHALDGGGHDNVTVAVLPFDVPQQGAGSA from the coding sequence ATGGACCGGATGCACCAGCTCTCGGCGTGCCCCAGCTGCGAGGAGCCCCTGGAGGCGACCGACCGGTTCTGCGGAGCGTGCGGATACGACCTCTCGGCCGTGCCCGAGCCGCCGCAGGACCAGCCCACGATCGCCATCGGCGCCGGTGGCCGTCCCCGGCCGGCGAAGGGGGTGCGCTACGACGGCCCGGACCACGTGCTCCCGGCACAGGGCCAGGCCCAGGGCCAGGGCCAAGTTCCTGCCCCGCCCACTGCTGCCCCGCCCGCCCCTGCCCCACCCGCTCCTGCCGCGAACACCGCGTCCGCTTCGGGTGACTTCGAGCTCGCCGCACCCGACCCCCGCGCCGCCGCGGTCCCGGGCCCCGGGACCGCCCCCGCCCCCGCTCCCGCACCGGCGCCCCCCGCCGGCACGAAGCTCTGCGTGGCCTGCCGCGCCGGCCGTGTCGACCCCGACGGCTACTGCGAGAACTGCGGGCACGCCCAGCCCCGCGAGCGTGACCACATGGAGCAGGAGATCGGCTCGGTCGCCGCCGTCAGCGACCGCGGGCTGCGCCACCACCGCAACGAGGACGCGTTCGCCGTCTCCTCGACGGCCCTTCCGGACGGCTCCCCCGCCGTCATCGCGATCGTCTGCGACGGCGTCTCATCGGCGACCCGCCCGGACGACGCCTCCGCGGCCGCCGCCCGCGTGGCCGACGAGTCGCTGCGGGAGTCGCTGCCCCGAGGCACCCACCCGCAGCAGGCGATGCACGAGGCGATCGTCGCGGCGGCCGAGGCGGTCAACGCGCTGGCCTCCGCGCCCACGGAGGCCATGGAGCACGACCCGCACCGCCACCAGAACGCGCCGGCGTGCACCCTCGTGGGCGCCGTCGCCGCGGCCGGGCTGCTGATCGTGGGCTGGGTCGGCGACAGCCGGGCGTACTGGGTGCCCGACGACCGCGGCGGCCGCCCCGCCCGGCTCACCGAGGACGACTCCTGGGCGGCCCAGATGGTCGCCGCCGGGCTGATGACCGAGACCGAGGCGTACGCGGACGAGCGCGCCCACGCCATCACGGGCTGGCTCGGAGCGGACGCGTACGAACTGGAGCCGCACACCGCCGCCTTCAAGCCGGACCGCCCCGGCGTGGTCGTGGTCTGCACCGACGGCCTGTGGAACTACGCGGAGGCCGCCGAGGAGATGGCGCGGGTCCTGCCGCAGGACGCGGCGGACCGTCCGCTCGGCGCGGCCCAGGTGCTGGTCGGGCACGCGCTGGACGGCGGCGGCCACGACAACGTAACAGTGGCCGTGCTCCCGTTCGACGTACCGCAGCAAGGGGCAGGATCGGCCTGA
- a CDS encoding VWA domain-containing protein, with the protein MANFSKSNVPQFSVEVYQNEFLPEGGREVNAIVTVTSTGGGTSGGLPLTAASATPSGIPGQRTGAAVALMVDCSGSMDYPPTKMRNARDATAAAIDTLRDGTAFTVIAGTHVAHEVYPGGGGLAVADPATRAQAKQALRRLSSGGGTAIGTWLRLADRLLHAEDVPIRHGILLTDGRNEHESPEDLRAALDACAGRFTCDARGVGTDWEVKEVTGIASALLGSADIVADPSGLAADFTRMMETAMGKEVADVSLRLWTPVGAELVFVKQVAPTVEELTDRRTEAGPRAGDYPTGSWGDESRDYHVCVRVPEAGIGQEMLAARVSLIVPDPAGDTPRALSQGLVRAVWTDDMAASTSINPQVAHYTGQAELARVIQQGLDARKSGDVDGATAKLGRAVQLAADSGNEDTAKLLAKVVDVVDVATGTVRLKAKVEEADEMTLETRSTKTVRVKK; encoded by the coding sequence ATGGCGAACTTCTCGAAGTCGAATGTGCCTCAGTTCTCCGTCGAGGTGTACCAGAACGAGTTCCTGCCGGAGGGCGGCCGCGAGGTGAACGCGATCGTCACGGTCACCTCCACCGGCGGCGGCACCAGTGGCGGGCTGCCGCTCACGGCTGCGTCCGCCACCCCCTCGGGCATACCCGGGCAGCGCACCGGTGCCGCCGTGGCGCTGATGGTGGACTGCTCCGGCTCCATGGACTATCCGCCGACGAAGATGCGCAACGCGCGCGACGCCACGGCCGCGGCCATCGACACCCTGCGCGACGGCACGGCCTTCACGGTGATCGCGGGCACACACGTCGCCCACGAGGTCTACCCGGGCGGCGGCGGTCTCGCGGTCGCCGATCCGGCGACCCGCGCCCAGGCCAAGCAGGCGCTGCGCCGGCTCAGCTCCGGCGGCGGCACGGCGATCGGCACCTGGCTGCGTCTCGCCGACCGGCTGCTGCACGCCGAGGACGTCCCGATACGTCACGGCATCCTGCTCACCGACGGCCGCAACGAGCACGAGTCGCCGGAGGATCTGCGCGCCGCCCTGGACGCCTGCGCGGGCCGCTTCACCTGTGACGCCCGCGGCGTCGGCACGGACTGGGAGGTCAAGGAGGTCACCGGGATCGCGTCGGCGCTCCTCGGCAGCGCGGACATCGTCGCCGATCCGTCCGGTCTCGCCGCGGACTTCACACGGATGATGGAGACCGCGATGGGCAAGGAGGTCGCGGATGTGTCGCTGCGGCTGTGGACGCCCGTCGGCGCGGAGCTCGTGTTCGTGAAGCAGGTGGCGCCGACGGTCGAGGAGTTGACGGACCGCAGGACGGAGGCCGGCCCGCGGGCCGGTGACTACCCCACCGGTTCCTGGGGCGACGAGTCCCGCGACTACCACGTGTGCGTGCGGGTACCCGAGGCGGGCATCGGACAGGAGATGCTCGCCGCGCGGGTCTCGCTGATCGTCCCCGACCCGGCGGGCGACACCCCGCGGGCGCTCTCCCAGGGTCTGGTCCGTGCGGTGTGGACGGACGACATGGCGGCCTCGACCTCGATCAACCCGCAGGTCGCGCACTACACGGGCCAGGCCGAGCTGGCCCGCGTCATCCAGCAGGGCCTGGACGCCCGCAAGTCGGGGGACGTCGACGGAGCGACGGCGAAACTGGGCCGCGCGGTGCAGTTGGCGGCGGACTCGGGAAACGAGGACACTGCGAAACTGCTTGCGAAGGTGGTGGACGTCGTCGATGTGGCGACGGGTACTGTGCGCCTGAAGGCGAAGGTCGAGGAGGCGGACGAGATGACCCTCGAAACGCGCTCGACGAAAACGGTTCGCGTCAAGAAGTGA
- a CDS encoding FHA domain-containing protein: protein MPTCPNGHQSGSDDWCEVCGHRMAGAGAPAGAVPPPPPPPPAPGYGYPGPGGPDATAHAELCPQCRTPREAMAPFCEECRWNFLTNTATSYTPLAPPHRQPGPGGPGGPGGPGGPGGPGGPVPGLNLPPGFQAQQQQPRPPDPFEYQGSRPSQMNRPAEPLTGDPSAPQAPQQGPPPSFPQSGPPAPPQMFQQPGFPQAVPAPPPPPTPQHQQPPQRPQPGTGGDDWVISPPSHGRPQQPQHPQHQSVQQPGPPPPPQYGAPANWTAFIGPDRVYFMAMMQRSGPEAAGLNLPAYSPEQQHPLSGNQVTIGRRRHSTGESPDIDLSVPPEDPGVSHQHAVLVHQPDGTWAVVDQNSTNGTTVNGAEEPIQPYVPVPLQDGDRVHVGAWTTITMRRG, encoded by the coding sequence ATGCCGACCTGCCCGAACGGACACCAGTCGGGTTCCGACGACTGGTGCGAGGTCTGCGGCCATCGCATGGCCGGGGCGGGGGCTCCGGCGGGCGCGGTGCCGCCGCCTCCTCCGCCGCCGCCCGCGCCCGGTTACGGCTACCCCGGACCCGGCGGCCCCGACGCCACGGCCCACGCGGAGCTGTGCCCGCAGTGCCGTACGCCGCGCGAGGCGATGGCGCCGTTCTGCGAGGAGTGCCGCTGGAACTTCCTCACCAACACGGCGACTTCGTACACGCCTCTGGCACCGCCCCACCGCCAGCCCGGTCCCGGCGGCCCGGGAGGTCCCGGTGGACCCGGTGGTCCGGGAGGTCCCGGTGGTCCGGTCCCGGGGCTGAACCTTCCCCCCGGCTTCCAGGCCCAGCAGCAGCAGCCGCGCCCGCCGGACCCGTTCGAGTACCAGGGCTCGCGGCCCTCGCAGATGAACCGCCCCGCCGAGCCGCTCACCGGCGATCCTTCGGCGCCGCAGGCCCCGCAGCAGGGGCCGCCGCCGTCCTTCCCGCAGTCCGGTCCGCCCGCGCCCCCGCAGATGTTCCAGCAGCCCGGCTTCCCGCAGGCCGTCCCGGCCCCGCCGCCCCCGCCCACACCTCAGCACCAGCAGCCCCCGCAGCGCCCGCAGCCGGGCACCGGCGGGGACGACTGGGTGATCTCGCCGCCCTCACACGGCCGTCCTCAGCAGCCGCAGCACCCGCAGCACCAGTCCGTGCAGCAGCCGGGCCCGCCTCCTCCGCCGCAGTATGGGGCCCCCGCGAACTGGACGGCGTTCATCGGGCCCGATCGCGTGTACTTCATGGCGATGATGCAGCGCAGCGGTCCCGAGGCCGCCGGGCTCAACCTCCCCGCGTACTCACCGGAGCAGCAGCATCCGCTCTCCGGCAACCAGGTCACGATCGGCCGCCGCCGGCATTCCACCGGCGAGTCGCCCGACATCGACCTGTCGGTGCCGCCGGAGGACCCGGGCGTCTCGCACCAGCACGCGGTCCTGGTCCACCAGCCGGACGGCACCTGGGCGGTGGTCGACCAGAACTCGACCAACGGCACGACGGTGAACGGCGCCGAGGAGCCGATCCAGCCCTATGTGCCCGTTCCGCTCCAGGACGGCGACCGGGTGCACGTCGGCGCCTGGACGACGATCACCATGCGTCGCGGGTAG
- a CDS encoding methyltransferase domain-containing protein, with the protein MGADRDARTLRDPFAGPAAEVRRALVRRIAATGALEDPAWRAAFEEVPRHLFVPYYYVSTFVGYERLWCGDRDPERRGRWLRGAYADGPLATRVRDGQLLSSSSQPSLMARMLDALEVRNGHRVLEIGAGTGYNAALLAHRLGDALVTSVELDPEITESARAHLAAAGRHPAVITGDGARGCPERAPFDRIIATCTPASVPEVWLGQCGPGARILAPLATGLLVLHVRDAEHAEGRFLHTPAYFVPIRGGAPAHSPVPRPAGPTRRAPDSDLFDFLLALTAGSLDPHEALSLWQREQRPERERFGVTVSGGRQWAWLDDPEGPYAWPLGATRDAW; encoded by the coding sequence ATGGGTGCAGACCGGGATGCGCGAACACTGCGGGACCCCTTCGCGGGCCCTGCCGCAGAGGTGCGGCGGGCGCTGGTGCGGCGCATCGCCGCGACCGGCGCGCTGGAGGATCCGGCCTGGCGGGCGGCGTTCGAGGAGGTGCCTCGGCATCTGTTCGTGCCGTACTACTACGTCTCCACCTTCGTCGGCTACGAGCGGCTCTGGTGCGGGGACCGCGACCCCGAGCGGCGCGGGCGCTGGCTGAGGGGTGCGTACGCCGACGGGCCGCTCGCCACCCGCGTACGCGACGGGCAGCTGCTCTCCTCCAGCAGCCAGCCGTCGCTGATGGCCCGGATGCTGGACGCGCTGGAGGTGCGGAACGGGCACCGCGTCCTGGAGATCGGCGCCGGGACCGGCTACAACGCCGCCCTGCTCGCGCACCGCCTCGGCGACGCACTCGTGACGAGCGTCGAACTCGACCCGGAGATCACCGAGTCCGCCCGCGCCCATCTCGCGGCGGCCGGCCGCCACCCCGCCGTGATCACCGGTGACGGCGCACGCGGCTGCCCGGAGCGCGCTCCCTTCGACCGGATCATCGCGACCTGCACTCCGGCGTCCGTGCCGGAGGTCTGGCTGGGGCAGTGCGGGCCGGGCGCCAGGATCCTCGCCCCGCTCGCCACCGGACTGCTCGTGCTGCACGTGCGGGACGCGGAGCACGCGGAAGGGCGATTCCTGCACACTCCCGCATACTTCGTCCCGATTCGCGGCGGTGCGCCGGCGCACTCACCGGTCCCGCGGCCCGCCGGGCCGACCCGGCGGGCCCCCGACAGCGACCTGTTCGACTTCCTGCTGGCCCTGACCGCGGGCAGCCTGGACCCGCACGAAGCGCTCTCGCTCTGGCAGCGTGAGCAGCGCCCGGAGCGGGAGCGCTTCGGCGTCACGGTCAGCGGTGGACGCCAATGGGCCTGGCTCGACGATCCCGAGGGACCGTACGCCTGGCCCCTGGGCGCTACCCGCGACGCATGGTGA